Below is a genomic region from Rhizobium sp. 9140.
TCGATATGGATCTTCTTGGAATTCGGCGAGAAGGCGTTCAGCCGGCCGGTGATCCGGTCATCGAAACGCGCTCCGATGCAGATCATGACATCGGCATCGTGCATGGCCATATTGGCCTCGTAGGTGCCGTGCATGCCCAGCATGCCGAGCCAGTTGGTGCCGGAAGCCGGGTAGCAGCCGAGCCCCATCAGGGTCGAAGTGATCGGGAAATTCGTCAGCGAAACCAGTTCGCGCAACAGCCGCGTTGCCTCGTCGCCCGAGTTGATGACGCCACCGCCGGAATAGATGACCGGACGGCGCGCCGTCTTCATCAGCGCAACGGCTTCCTCGATCCGGCGAATATCGCCCTCCACCTTCGGCTGGTAGCTGGTCTGGATCGGAACGGCGGAAGGCGGCGTATAGGTGCCCGTAGCAAACTGGATATCCTTGGGGATATCGACCAGAACCGGGCCGGGACGACCGGACCGCGCAATGCGGAACGCCTCGTGAATCGTGGCTGCCAGCTCGTTGACGTCCTTGACCAGCCAGTTGTGCTTGGTGCAGGGCCGGGTGATACCGACGGTGTCGCACTCCTGGAAAGCGTCCGAGCCGATCAGCGAGCTTGGGACTTGACCCGAGAGGCAGACGAGCGGGATCGAATCCATCAGCGCGTCCTGCAGCGGGGTTACCGCATTCGTGGCGCCGGGGCCGGAGGTGACGAGCATGACGCCGACCTTGCCGGTAGAGCGGGCATATCCTTCGGCCATATGGCCGGCGCCCTGCTCGTGACGGACGAGGATGTGCTTGATGTCTTCCTGCTGGTGGATCTCGTCATAGATCGGGAGAACGGCACCGCCGGGATAGCCGAAGATGACCTCGACGCCATTGTCCTTGAGTGCGCGCAGAACGATTTCCGCGCCCGTCATTCTGTTATCCCTGCTCGCTGCATCCATTTCGCTATCTCCGCCCGACATGTCTCGATCCTGTGCTCTGCTTGTTCGAAGGCATAAAAAAAGGCCCCGTCAGGAGCCTTGGTTTGCGCATGGGTGGCTGTCGCCGGATGGTTACACCATCCTGCCCATGCGCGATCCCACCACAAGAATGATTGCTTGAATGTTCATGGGGCGCACTGATACCGGCATTCGGCCGTGCCGTCAACGCTTTTTACACCTTTGCCGGGCGGGAGCCGCTTGGGATATGAAGGCGTCCCGGCGCCCTACAGTCTTCCGCGAAATCGAAAATAGCCAAAGAGAAACATATTCTTAAAGTCCCTCGTTTACATTTCGCCACGTAAGCGGGGTTACGACGTGGTAAACAACGAACTTCAGGCCGAGGGCCGCACAGCGGAGGCGGACAGGCGCGACACGGTCGCACGGGGCAATCGTTTCCTCGGTCGCGTCATCGCCTGCAATGGCTCCCATGCGACTATTGCAGCCCTTGCGGAAAACGGTGAGACGTCCCTCACGGAACTCTGGTCCGTCGGGCGGCTGGTCTCCATCACCGTCGGCGTCAATCGCGTCGTCGCCCTCGTCTCCTCCATGCGCACGAGCGACGACAACTGGGCGGAGCAGCAGGACAATATCTTTCGGATCGACGTGGAACTCGTGGGCGAGGTCCGTGTCGATATCGACGGGCGAGAAGCCTTTTCCGCCGGCATCAGCCAGTATCCCTATCTCGGCGCCATCGCGCACCGCATCCGCACGGCCGACCTCGCCCGCATCTACGATACCGGCCGCGGCGGCAGCTTTTCCATCGGCAAGCTGACGCAGGACGAAAGCCTGGATGCGGCGATCCACATTCCCTCCATGCTCTCGAAGCATTTCGCCGTCGTCGGCACCACCGGCGTCGGCAAATCCACAGCCGTGACGCTGCTCCTGCGCAAGGCGATCGAGGCCGATCCCAAGCTGCGCATTCTCATCCTCGACCCGCACAACGAGTTCGCAGCCGCCTTCCCCGACCATGCCGTCGTCATCGACACCGACACGCTGGACCTGCCATTCTGGCTGATGCGGCTTGAGGAATTCGCGGAAGTCGTCTTCCGGGGACGCCCTGCCATTGCCGAGGAACTCGACATCCTCCGCGATCTCATTCCTGACGCCAAGAAGGGTTTCAAGGGCGATGGCGGCCTGATGCGGCGGCAGACGGAGAAGAGCTCTCTGACGGCGGATACGCCGGTCCCCTATCGCATCGCCGACCTGATGGCGCTGATCGACGAGCGCATCGGCCGTCTGGAAGGGCGCACCGAAAAGCCGGCGCTCCGCTCGCTGAAAGTCCGCATCATGGCGGCGGTCAACGACCCGCGCTACACCTTCATGTTCTCCTCCAACACGATCAACGACACCATCCTGGAGACCATCGCCAAGATCTTTCGCATCCCCGGCGATGGTCGCCCCATCACCACGTTCCAGCTAGCGGGTATCCCCTCGGAAGTCGTCAATTCGGTCGCGTCGGTGCTCTGCCGCATGGCGTTCGAAATCGGTCTGTGGAGCAATGGCGGCGTCCACATGCTCGTCGTCTGTGAGGAGGCGCACCGCTACGTCCCGTCCGACCAGTCGCTCGGCTTCCTGCCAACGCGCCAGGCCATCGCCCGCATCGCCAAAGAAGGCCGAAAATACGGCGTTTCTCTCGGCATGATCACACAGCGCCCCGGCGAACTCGATCCGACGATCCTCTCGCAGTGCTCGACGGTCTTTGCCATGCGCCTGT
It encodes:
- a CDS encoding acetolactate synthase 3 large subunit → MSGGDSEMDAASRDNRMTGAEIVLRALKDNGVEVIFGYPGGAVLPIYDEIHQQEDIKHILVRHEQGAGHMAEGYARSTGKVGVMLVTSGPGATNAVTPLQDALMDSIPLVCLSGQVPSSLIGSDAFQECDTVGITRPCTKHNWLVKDVNELAATIHEAFRIARSGRPGPVLVDIPKDIQFATGTYTPPSAVPIQTSYQPKVEGDIRRIEEAVALMKTARRPVIYSGGGVINSGDEATRLLRELVSLTNFPITSTLMGLGCYPASGTNWLGMLGMHGTYEANMAMHDADVMICIGARFDDRITGRLNAFSPNSKKIHIDIDPSSINKIVRVDVPIAGDVGRVLEEMVRLWHAGSADVDKARLKDWWGDIARWRGRKSLSYKPSDDVIMPQYAIQRLHALTKDRDTYITTEVGQHQMWAAQFYGFEAPNRWMTSGGLGTMGYGFPAAIGVQVAHPDSLVIDIAGDASIQMCIQEMSCAVQYGLPVKIFILNNQYMGMVRQWQQLLHGNRLSNSYTEAMPDFVKLAEAYGGVGIRCEKPGELDDAILRMIDSPAPVIFDCRVANLANCFPMIPSGKAHNEMLLPDEATDEAVATAIDAKGRQLV
- a CDS encoding ATP-binding protein, whose amino-acid sequence is MVNNELQAEGRTAEADRRDTVARGNRFLGRVIACNGSHATIAALAENGETSLTELWSVGRLVSITVGVNRVVALVSSMRTSDDNWAEQQDNIFRIDVELVGEVRVDIDGREAFSAGISQYPYLGAIAHRIRTADLARIYDTGRGGSFSIGKLTQDESLDAAIHIPSMLSKHFAVVGTTGVGKSTAVTLLLRKAIEADPKLRILILDPHNEFAAAFPDHAVVIDTDTLDLPFWLMRLEEFAEVVFRGRPAIAEELDILRDLIPDAKKGFKGDGGLMRRQTEKSSLTADTPVPYRIADLMALIDERIGRLEGRTEKPALRSLKVRIMAAVNDPRYTFMFSSNTINDTILETIAKIFRIPGDGRPITTFQLAGIPSEVVNSVASVLCRMAFEIGLWSNGGVHMLVVCEEAHRYVPSDQSLGFLPTRQAIARIAKEGRKYGVSLGMITQRPGELDPTILSQCSTVFAMRLSNDRDQDIIRSAIPDSSVSTMSFLSSIGNGEAIAFGEAVSVPMRMRFERIPESRLPKAAGGLIKADDDTPANVDLRTIVARMRASSGGETTPYAVSPSGAGSLSFSDSIEPPPLPPRAPERQESQNRAETPASSERLESYRPDMLPRVEPQHPDPLSNPQADRFNAYRRQILGGETDRRPPDVPVPQALDDLSAPTRAPSLRETLLRKPLGSMIRK